One stretch of Miscanthus floridulus cultivar M001 chromosome 18, ASM1932011v1, whole genome shotgun sequence DNA includes these proteins:
- the LOC136520014 gene encoding protein ALP1-like: MFQDYLADNPTYGPDLFRRRFRMNRDLFLRIMNAVEAHDYYFVQKRDATGVLGLSCFQKVTAALRMLTYGVPADATDEYVRIDESTALESLRRFVAAVVEIFEAEYLRHPNEADIARLLALNEKRGFPEILGSIDCMHWAWKNCPVESQGQYKGHVNKPTIILEAVASHDLWIWHAFFGMPGSHNDINVLHWSPLFDNLAEGIAPEVNYTINGHDYKMGYYLADGIYPPWATLVKSISLPMGNKRKYFAKAQESARKDVERTFGAFQSRFAIVRQPGRVWDTETLALIMSACVIMHNMIVEDERDVDPDERFDYGGENVQPSHGIPTRTLAEFIEAHKKIRDKETHFQLKEDLIEHLWNHHPDLYPMEPAS; encoded by the exons ATGTTTCAAGATTATTTGGCGGATAATCCGACGTATGGTCCAGATTTATTCCGTCGGAG ATTCAGAATGAATAGGGATCTTTTCCTACGCATCATGAATGCTGTTGAAGCACATGATTATTACTTTGTGCAGAAAAGGGATGCGACAGGTGTGCTTGGTCTGAGTTGCTTCCAAAAAGTCACTGCCGCTCTACGTATGCTCACATATGGGGTTCCTGCTGATGCTACAGATGAGTACGTTCGCATTGACGAAAGCACTGCACTTGAGAGCCTACGTAGGTTTGTTGCTGCAGTTGTTGAAATATTTGAAGCGGAATACCTGAGACATCCCAATGAGGCTGACATAGCACGCTTACTGGCACTCAATGAGAAAAGAGGTTTCCCTGAAATATTAGGGTCTATCGATTGTATGCATTGGGCATGGAAGAATTGTCCAGTTGAATCGCAGGGTCAGTACAAGGGGCATGTGAACAAGCCAACTATCATTTTAGAAGCTGTTGCGTCTCATGACCTTTGGATATGGCATGCATTTTTTGGGATGCCTGGGTCTCATAATGATATCAATGTCCTTCACTGGTCTCCATTATTTGACAACCTGGCGGAAGGTATTGCTCCAGAGGTGAACTATACCATTAATGGTCACGATTACAAGATGGGTTATTATCTCGCCGATGGTATATATCCCCCCTGGGCTACTTTAGTGAAGTCCATCTCTCTTCCTATGGGTAACAAGAGGAAATACTTTGCCAAAGCGCAAGAATCAGCGAGGAAGGATGTTGAAAGAACTTTTGGGGCTTTTCAATCTAGGTTTGCCATTGTTCGACAACCAGGTCGCGTTTGGGACACAGAGACGCTAGCATTGATCATGAGCGCTTGTGTCATCATGCACAATATGATTGTTGAAGATGAAAGAGATGTGGACCCTGATGAGAGATTCGATTATGGTGGTGAAAATGTGCAACCTTCTCATGGCATTCCTACTCGCACACTAGCTGAATTTATTGAAGCGCATAAAAAGATCCGAGACAAGGAAACACATTTCCAGTTGAAAGAAGACCTCATCGAGCACCTATGGAACCATCATCCTGATCTATATCCTATGGAACCAGCATCATGA